Proteins from a genomic interval of Plutella xylostella chromosome 24, ilPluXylo3.1, whole genome shotgun sequence:
- the LOC105398718 gene encoding uncharacterized protein LOC105398718 yields MSYPSQVKSKYPACDHIKRPVRDATVTKEIIKSIEEDFRTLPTFEKSLFDYTTKKHYSLERNEFLKCRWNEYKKGLSERKFTPFQFVDVRDYHFHNSRTQYKPEESQYRKSDHRFTLRTGPGVDHIGQVPIPNELTMKRGFVSNNANASKDKSNGDEANKEEKRESLDTHTSDNEAPKFYFHCTCTK; encoded by the exons atgaGTTATCCGAGTCAAGTAAAATCTAAATATCCCGCTTGTGATCACATTAAAAGGCCCGTTCGTGATGCAACGGTTACTAAAG AGATAATAAAATCCATTGAGGAGGATTTTAGAACTCTGCCCACTTTTGAAAAGAGCCTGTTTGATTATACAACGAAGAAGCATTATTCGCTAGAAAGAAAtgagtttttaaaatgtcGGTGGAACGAATACAAGAAAGGCCTCTCGGAGCGTAAATTCACCCCATTTCAATTTGTTGATGTCAG AGACTACCATTTCCATAACAGCCGCACTCAATACAAACCTGAAGAGTCTCAGTACCGCAAATCTGACCACCGTTTCACCCTGAGGACTGGGCCAGGGGTTGACCATATAGGCCAAGTACCTATTCCCAATGAGCTCACCATGAAACGAGGATTCGTTTCAAATAATGCTAATGCAAGTAAAGACAAAAGTAATGGTGATGAagcaaataaagaggaaaaaCGTGAATCTTTGGATACTCATACAAGTGATAACGAAGCTCCTAAATTTTACTTTCATTGTACTTGCACCAAATGA